The following coding sequences lie in one Miscanthus floridulus cultivar M001 chromosome 9, ASM1932011v1, whole genome shotgun sequence genomic window:
- the LOC136484000 gene encoding uncharacterized protein → MEKRKRVLELRDRLDRTLAMPDLAEEASLRALVKKQILASSLSGSDQGDIDLIAETRAREVSEFLEMLNTSRDGRSSKVRGVPQKEWKVKQDTDQLRVMYREGPDGTPFHTLLAEGFADGPIDVCTCVSWESALYKKWFPQYNLPTFRIDQSGCLKKVRIGEEICMVRVKVPWPVSEREALLHYFELEYLKEDVVIVIMKTLSDLDGIDVRTHGFSRDGIPEAGDTVRIDVFGGFVLQRITKERSFFRAIANMDIKLDFVPPWLINFISRQLIGSGHKLYQKAVSTVATHDDDYRKALRGPLYVRIREYQDSDDKAKVTAAEENATEVPPANATIQNHLSLTNTISNSEIVEEETEQNTSINVDNFPTSHPYEPAEQAQQVENKPYISPEVERALCILDTAIAVLKGDKAGNVTTLQNLLSYDATLEESTAGLRTSQTNILNVDNLLNGHPITTVPQDSRDTRQAHSLASEKISNSAEDAIDKNSLKNSTASTVTKTMSMTLRSAIRVHGEESLDTNGFHQNGSGNNKESKPARKTKRWLCCLTPTTIG, encoded by the exons ATGGAGAAGAGGAAGCGGGTCCTGGAGCTGCGGGACcggctggaccggacgctggcgatgCCCGACCTCGCGGAGGAGGCCTCGCTCAGGGCGCTGGTCAAGAAGCAGATCCTGGCGTCGTCCCTGTCCGGCTCCGATCAAG GCGATATCGATCTCATCGCTGAGACGCGGGCCAGAGAAGTCTCCGAGTTTCTTGAAATGCTGAATACTTCAAGGGATGGGCGATCTTCAAAGGTTCGTGGGGTGCCACAGAAGGAGTGGAAG GTGAAGCAAGATACAGACCAATTAAGAGTTATGTACCGTGAGGGTCCAGATGGGACCCCATTTCACACCCTGCTTGCTGAAGGCTTTGCTGATGGACCTATTGACGTTT gtacatgtgtgtcgTGGGAATCAGCTCTATACAAAAAATG GTTTCCACAATACAACCTTCCAACTTTTAGAATTGATCAGTCAGGCTGCTTGAAAAAGGTCCGAATTGGTGAAGAGATTTGTATGGTCAG GGTGAAGGTTCCATGGCCAGTTTCAGAGAGAGAGGCTCTTCTACACTATTTTGAATTGGAATATCTTAAAGAAGATGTCGTCATTGTGATAATGAAAACT TTATCAGACTTGGATGGCATAGATGTACGAACTCATGGATTTAGTAGGGATGGAATTCCTGAAGCTGGTGACACGGTTCGAATAGATGTGTTTGGAGGCTTTGTATTGCAAAGGATTACAAAAGAAAGAAGCTTTTTCAG GGCAATAGCTAATATGGATATTAAGCTAGATTTTGTTCCACCATGGTTGATCAACTTCATATCAAGGCAACTAATTGGCAGCGGGCATAAGCTGTATCAGAAG GCAGTCAGTACTGTGGCCACTCATGATGATGACTACAGGAAAGCTTTGAGAGGCCCACTCTATGTCAGGATCCGTGAATACCAGGATTCTGATGACAAGGCAAAGGTGACCGCAGCAGAGGAAAATGCTACTGAGGTGCCCCCTGCTAATGCCACTATACAAAATCATTTGTCACTAACAAATACCATATCGAATAGTGAGATTGTTGAGGAGGAGACTGAACAGAACACATCCATCAATGTGGATAATTTTCCTACTAGCCATCCCTATGAACCAGCTGAGCAAGCACAACAGGTCGAAAATAAACCTTATATCAGTCCTGAGGTAGAGCGTGCATTGTGCATATTGGACACTGCTATTGCAGTTCTCAAAGGCGATAAGGCTGGAAATGTTACCACGCTACAAAATTTGCTCAGTTATGATGCAACTTTGGAAGAGAGTACTGCTGGTTTGAGAACTTCACAAACAAACATTCTTAATGTAGACAATCTTCTGAACGGCCATCCTATTACCACAGTGCCACAAGACTCCAG AGATACCCGACAAGCACATTCATTGGCCAGTGAGAAAATTAGCAATAGTGCAGAAGACGCCATCGACAAAAATTCTCTGAAAAATTCGACAGCTTCTACCGTAACAAAGACTATGTCAATGACATTGCGAAGTGCAATAAGGGTGCATGGTGAAGAGAGCCTAGACACTAATGGCTTCCATCAGAATGGTTCCGGCAACAACAAAGAGTCAAAACCAGCAAGGAAGACCAAGAGATGGCTCTGCTGCTTAACCCCTACCACCATTGGATGA